The Candidatus Binataceae bacterium genome includes a region encoding these proteins:
- the hisI gene encoding phosphoribosyl-AMP cyclohydrolase, which yields MANQAASAIDWTKSGGVIPVITQDYASHRVLMLAYMNREAFEETVRTGRACYFSRSRNRLWRKGEESGNFQTVREIRIDCDEDTVLLIVDQNGDGAACHVGYLSDFFRKLSDDDWKIVDERLVDPAKYGPGYGHHPAKKAAE from the coding sequence ATGGCAAATCAGGCGGCATCGGCAATCGATTGGACGAAAAGCGGCGGCGTAATCCCGGTGATAACGCAGGATTACGCGAGCCACCGCGTGCTGATGCTCGCCTACATGAACCGCGAGGCCTTCGAGGAAACGGTACGCACGGGCCGTGCCTGCTACTTCTCGCGCTCGCGTAACCGGCTCTGGCGCAAGGGCGAGGAATCCGGAAATTTCCAGACCGTGCGCGAAATCCGCATCGATTGCGACGAGGATACGGTCCTTCTAATCGTCGATCAGAACGGCGACGGCGCCGCATGCCACGTCGGCTACCTGTCAGATTTCTTTCGCAAGCTCAGCGACGACGACTGGAAGATCGTCGATGAGCGCCTGGTCGATCCCGCCAAGTACGGCCCCGGCTACGGGCATCATCCGGCCAAGAAAGCGGCCGAGTGA
- a CDS encoding DUF29 domain-containing protein, protein MSRLAQSGRSSVSRSASGAPLRPDVDIDADFCQWLDAQAAPLRRHRPAFLDWENVADELESTSKKDRRKLRSHFAILLAHLLKWHQMQDLGRRGRSWRQSILLARAGIEDILNDSPSLKRTLDESLKEAYRRARRYAANETGRAIDKFPKDCPWRIEQLTSDDFFPRA, encoded by the coding sequence ATGAGTCGATTAGCTCAGAGTGGACGCTCCTCCGTCTCGCGATCCGCGAGCGGTGCACCGCTGCGACCTGATGTAGATATCGACGCCGACTTTTGCCAATGGCTCGATGCTCAGGCGGCGCCGCTACGCCGTCATCGCCCGGCGTTCCTCGATTGGGAGAACGTAGCCGATGAACTCGAGTCCACGAGCAAGAAAGATCGGCGAAAGCTCCGCAGCCATTTCGCGATCCTGCTCGCGCATCTGCTTAAGTGGCACCAGATGCAGGATCTCGGCCGCCGCGGTAGAAGCTGGAGGCAATCAATCCTGCTGGCGCGCGCGGGAATCGAAGACATCCTGAACGACTCGCCGAGCCTCAAGCGCACGCTCGACGAATCGCTCAAAGAGGCATATCGCCGCGCCCGTCGCTATGCAGCCAACGAGACCGGTCGAGCGATCGACAAATTCCCGAAAGACTGCCCCTGGCGCATCGAGCAATTAACCTCAGACGACTTCTTCCCGCGAGCCTAG
- the cofG gene encoding 7,8-didemethyl-8-hydroxy-5-deazariboflavin synthase CofG, producing the protein MASAHIASPADAQPSRAIRAILDRALAADRLSEADAIALIQCSDADLPAVLAAAGELRDREKGRVVTYSRKVFLPITNLCRDRCTYCTFRKDPGDPGAWTMMPDEIAEWSRRGAELGCKEALMCLGDKPEVAFKEYRETLKSLGVRTTIEYVGRACEIALEEGLLPHTNAGLMTPDEMQMLRPLNASMGLMLESVSPRLRASGGVHQAAPDKDPALRIKMIDEAGALKIPFTTGILLGIGETVAERAQSIVAIRELNERHGHIQEVIIQNFRAKPEIAMADAPEPDAFEMARALATSRLVLGAKMNVQAPPNLSPRQIELFLEAGINDWGGISPLSKDYVNPEAPWPHIERLGEACARVGFELRERLAIYPEYINDEWLDPAVATNVRAIWARTVGGQS; encoded by the coding sequence ATGGCGTCCGCCCATATCGCTTCCCCTGCCGACGCACAGCCGTCGCGAGCTATTCGCGCGATTCTCGATCGCGCGCTCGCTGCCGATCGCCTCTCCGAAGCCGATGCCATCGCGCTAATCCAGTGCTCCGACGCCGATTTGCCTGCCGTTCTCGCCGCCGCCGGTGAGCTGCGCGATCGCGAGAAAGGCCGCGTCGTCACCTACTCGCGCAAGGTCTTCCTGCCCATCACCAATCTCTGCCGCGATCGATGCACCTACTGCACCTTCCGCAAAGACCCCGGCGACCCCGGCGCGTGGACGATGATGCCCGACGAGATCGCCGAATGGTCGCGGCGTGGCGCCGAGCTCGGATGCAAGGAAGCGCTCATGTGCCTGGGCGACAAGCCCGAGGTCGCATTCAAGGAATATCGCGAGACGCTCAAGTCGCTGGGCGTGCGCACGACGATCGAATACGTCGGCCGTGCCTGCGAGATCGCACTCGAAGAAGGATTGCTGCCTCACACCAACGCCGGCCTGATGACGCCGGACGAGATGCAGATGCTGCGGCCGCTCAACGCCAGCATGGGCCTGATGCTCGAGAGCGTGTCGCCGCGCCTGCGCGCGAGCGGCGGAGTCCATCAGGCGGCGCCCGACAAGGATCCCGCGCTGCGTATCAAGATGATCGACGAGGCCGGCGCACTGAAGATCCCGTTCACGACCGGGATCCTGCTCGGAATCGGCGAGACTGTCGCCGAGCGCGCGCAGAGTATCGTCGCGATTCGAGAGCTCAACGAGCGCCACGGCCATATCCAAGAAGTGATCATCCAGAACTTCCGCGCCAAGCCTGAAATCGCGATGGCCGATGCGCCCGAGCCCGACGCTTTTGAGATGGCGCGCGCGCTCGCGACCTCGCGCCTCGTGCTCGGTGCGAAGATGAACGTGCAGGCGCCGCCAAATCTCTCGCCCCGCCAGATCGAGCTTTTCCTCGAGGCCGGTATCAACGACTGGGGCGGTATCTCGCCGCTGTCGAAGGACTACGTGAATCCCGAAGCGCCGTGGCCGCATATCGAGCGCCTCGGCGAAGCATGCGCTCGCGTCGGTTTCGAATTGCGCGAGCGGCTGGCAATCTATCCCGAGTACATCAATGATGAGTGGCTCGACCCGGCGGTCGCGACCAATGTGCGCGCGATATGGGCTCGAACCGTCGGAGGCCAATCATGA
- a CDS encoding prolyl oligopeptidase family serine peptidase — MTKIARRAVAVCTAIAIIFTLSACRLGRDSVLRDRNVEPFNYDIALGAHQFHIEGYLTRSADPGRLPTLLVLNGSGERMDQCVGMSERVSTMGIHVACVNIPGYGKSSGPGRFAGPQSVEAARRAFDMLSKRDDVDPNRIGVWGLGNGAVAAGLLMDSDTRPRAMILQSGAYDMVQFWPEAPLRTKLSILREVWPSKKALRRRDVIENMPERMDVSVLIMHGQSDRRIPVKQAARLADALRARGAKVWTYYYPTASDDLGKRVEPELRNFLRENLLEQGASTEAAS, encoded by the coding sequence GTGACCAAAATCGCGCGCCGCGCCGTCGCCGTGTGCACCGCGATTGCGATCATCTTTACATTGTCGGCCTGCCGCCTCGGACGCGATTCCGTTCTTCGCGATCGCAACGTCGAGCCCTTCAACTACGATATCGCCCTCGGCGCCCATCAGTTCCATATCGAAGGATACCTGACGCGCAGTGCTGACCCGGGACGGCTGCCGACGCTGCTCGTGCTCAACGGCAGCGGGGAGCGGATGGACCAGTGCGTCGGGATGAGCGAGCGCGTGTCGACGATGGGTATCCACGTCGCATGCGTAAATATCCCGGGTTACGGCAAGTCGTCGGGGCCGGGTCGCTTTGCGGGGCCGCAATCGGTCGAGGCCGCGCGGCGGGCGTTCGATATGCTCTCCAAGCGTGACGACGTCGATCCGAATCGCATTGGCGTATGGGGCCTTGGCAACGGTGCCGTCGCCGCGGGTCTCCTGATGGATTCGGACACGCGGCCGCGCGCGATGATCCTGCAATCAGGCGCGTATGACATGGTCCAGTTCTGGCCCGAGGCGCCGCTGCGCACCAAGCTTTCGATCCTGCGCGAGGTATGGCCGAGCAAAAAGGCGCTGCGCCGCCGTGACGTTATCGAGAACATGCCGGAGCGGATGGACGTGAGCGTGCTGATCATGCACGGCCAGAGCGATCGCCGGATTCCGGTGAAGCAGGCCGCGCGCCTGGCCGACGCGCTCCGCGCTCGCGGCGCCAAGGTCTGGACGTATTACTACCCGACCGCGTCCGACGATCTCGGCAAGCGGGTCGAGCCCGAGTTGCGCAACTTCCTGCGCGAAAACCTGCTCGAGCAGGGCGCATCGACCGAAGCCGCCTCCTGA
- the hisG gene encoding ATP phosphoribosyltransferase produces MAASENGQVLKFGIPKGSLEQQTLDLMRKSGWRINVGSRSYIPSVDDPSLSCRILRPQEMPRYIADGDLDAGITGSDWIVENDVKLVEVQSFIYSKVSLQPTRWVLCVPNNSPVTRLEDLEGKRVSTEMVAFTRRVFAERKINVDVEFSWGATEAKVAEGMVDAAIEVTETGSSLRANGLRIVEELLTSTPVLVANPTAWADEWKQSKIRQIGVLLRGALDAESRVGLKLNVARENLDKVIAQLPSLTAPTISQLYPSPHLKGKEWVAVETIIAEHTARELFPKLLEAGAVGIVEYPLNKIIG; encoded by the coding sequence ATGGCGGCAAGTGAAAACGGACAGGTCCTGAAATTCGGCATCCCCAAGGGCAGCCTCGAGCAGCAGACGCTCGACCTCATGCGCAAGTCAGGATGGCGCATCAACGTCGGCTCCCGCTCCTACATCCCGAGCGTCGATGATCCGAGCCTGAGCTGCCGCATCCTGCGGCCCCAGGAGATGCCGCGCTATATCGCCGACGGCGACCTGGACGCCGGTATAACAGGCAGCGACTGGATCGTCGAAAACGACGTTAAACTCGTCGAGGTGCAGAGCTTCATCTATTCGAAGGTCTCGCTGCAACCAACCAGGTGGGTCCTGTGCGTGCCGAACAACTCGCCTGTGACGCGGCTCGAAGATCTCGAGGGCAAGCGCGTCTCGACCGAGATGGTCGCCTTCACGCGCCGCGTTTTCGCCGAGCGCAAGATCAACGTCGATGTCGAGTTCTCCTGGGGCGCTACCGAGGCGAAGGTAGCCGAAGGGATGGTTGACGCCGCTATCGAAGTGACAGAGACCGGCTCCTCGCTGCGCGCCAACGGCCTGAGAATCGTCGAAGAGCTGCTGACCTCGACGCCAGTGCTGGTAGCGAATCCGACCGCGTGGGCCGACGAATGGAAGCAATCGAAGATTCGTCAGATCGGCGTCCTGCTGCGCGGCGCCCTCGACGCCGAAAGCCGCGTCGGCCTGAAGCTGAACGTCGCGCGCGAGAACCTCGACAAGGTGATCGCGCAACTGCCGTCGCTCACCGCACCAACAATCTCCCAGCTCTACCCCTCGCCCCATCTCAAGGGCAAAGAATGGGTCGCCGTCGAAACCATAATCGCCGAGCACACCGCCCGCGAACTATTCCCCAAGCTCCTCGAAGCCGGCGCCGTAGGAATCGTCGAGTACCCGCTCAACAAGATCATCGGCTGA
- the bcp gene encoding thioredoxin-dependent thiol peroxidase has product MPTSKKTSKQAKPLTKPLAIKKTAADTSKAKKATVAGASSLEGRKAPSFMLADRQGNRVKLSDLIAKGNVVLYFYPKDMTPGCTTEACSFRDNIGAIRKLGAEVVGISGDSEASHQKFTDKYALNFPLLADTDLTVAKAYGVYKMKSLYGRQFMGIERTTFVIDKSGVVRKAFPKVKVNGHTDQVVEALKELR; this is encoded by the coding sequence ATGCCAACCTCGAAAAAGACCAGCAAGCAAGCAAAGCCCCTGACGAAACCCCTCGCGATCAAGAAGACTGCGGCGGACACCTCGAAGGCGAAGAAGGCAACCGTAGCGGGTGCCTCGAGCCTCGAAGGACGCAAGGCGCCTTCATTCATGCTCGCCGATCGCCAGGGCAATCGCGTCAAGCTCTCGGACCTCATCGCCAAGGGAAATGTCGTCCTCTATTTCTATCCCAAGGACATGACGCCCGGATGCACGACTGAGGCGTGCAGCTTCCGCGATAATATTGGCGCGATTCGCAAGCTCGGCGCGGAGGTCGTCGGCATCAGCGGCGACTCCGAGGCCTCGCATCAGAAGTTCACCGACAAATATGCGCTGAACTTCCCGCTGCTGGCGGATACCGATCTGACGGTCGCCAAGGCCTACGGCGTTTACAAGATGAAGTCGCTCTATGGGCGGCAGTTCATGGGCATCGAGCGCACCACGTTCGTAATCGACAAGTCGGGCGTCGTCCGCAAGGCATTTCCGAAGGTCAAGGTGAACGGGCATACCGATCAAGTAGTCGAGGCGCTCAAAGAGCTGCGCTGA